One window of the Fusobacterium animalis 7_1 genome contains the following:
- a CDS encoding formylglycine-generating enzyme family protein, translating into MREDMVFVKGGKYKLFENNNIEVETFDLEVSKYLVTQKLWTDVMGRNPSLVEDILGMKPVENITWWHTLQFCNKLSELEGLKPVYDLSQIKSAKLYINQLDDEKSINYYEDFLINKNGKIGDFSKTEGYRLPTSIEWEWFAGGGQKAINKGTFGHIFHKSDNLDQIAWYRYNSLLTTHNIAEKIPNELGIFDCIGNVYEWCHNQRYEFKNFKEEKGSTFDNMYKVIMGGSFYSDPKDFYPFIFSYPSINSCMDIGFRFVKTFRGKYE; encoded by the coding sequence GGAAAATATAAACTTTTTGAGAACAATAATATAGAGGTTGAAACTTTTGATTTAGAAGTTTCAAAGTATCTAGTTACACAGAAATTATGGACAGATGTAATGGGAAGAAATCCAAGTCTAGTAGAAGATATTCTAGGAATGAAGCCAGTTGAAAATATTACTTGGTGGCACACACTACAATTCTGTAATAAATTAAGTGAATTAGAAGGATTAAAACCCGTTTATGACTTAAGTCAAATAAAAAGTGCAAAATTGTATATAAATCAATTAGATGATGAAAAAAGTATCAATTATTATGAAGATTTTTTAATAAATAAAAATGGAAAAATAGGAGACTTTAGTAAAACAGAAGGATATAGGCTTCCAACTTCAATAGAATGGGAGTGGTTTGCTGGAGGTGGACAAAAAGCTATCAATAAAGGAACATTTGGTCACATTTTTCATAAAAGCGATAATTTAGATCAAATTGCTTGGTATCGTTATAATTCACTTCTTACCACTCATAATATTGCTGAAAAAATACCAAATGAGCTTGGAATTTTTGATTGTATAGGAAATGTATATGAATGGTGTCATAATCAAAGGTATGAATTTAAAAATTTTAAAGAAGAAAAAGGAAGTACTTTTGATAATATGTACAAGGTAATAATGGGTGGGTCTTTCTATTCTGATCCTAAGGATTTTTATCCATTTATTTTTTCATATCCTTCAATAAACTCTTGTATGGATATTGGATTTCGTTTTGTAAAAACTTTTAGGGGGAAATATGAGTGA